Proteins encoded by one window of Sorangium aterium:
- a CDS encoding SRPBCC family protein, protein MKKLWSLSLIAFSLAVLALSLSPRAARAADAESEKLASLGKALRYTLKTTGPVAAIDTGGAAILVKAPLSAVRKIVTSYGSYKTFIGPFDQSRVLAKRKGTSEVYLQVPILNGAAHIWTVADMSPPTKDGADEVISGRHKRGNVADFRARWRLRAVDEHHTILKLELFVAPKLPFPPSVVTTQLVKAADKAVTAVRNRAQSEAPPGTQATTAASGASPAASDASPGAVTSASAAAPAGAGPAARGGDQGSATAAPTLLPPAMPPASVSDLPPADDTSVRRDKDVARR, encoded by the coding sequence ATGAAGAAACTGTGGTCCCTGTCCTTGATCGCCTTCTCGCTCGCCGTCCTCGCCCTCTCCCTCTCGCCGCGCGCGGCACGCGCCGCCGACGCCGAGTCGGAGAAGCTCGCGTCGCTCGGGAAGGCGCTCCGGTACACGCTGAAGACCACCGGGCCCGTCGCCGCGATCGACACCGGGGGCGCAGCGATCCTCGTGAAAGCGCCCCTGTCGGCGGTCCGGAAGATCGTCACCTCCTACGGCAGCTACAAGACGTTCATCGGCCCCTTCGACCAGAGCCGCGTGCTCGCGAAGCGCAAGGGCACGAGCGAGGTCTATCTCCAGGTGCCGATCCTGAACGGCGCCGCGCACATCTGGACGGTCGCCGACATGTCGCCGCCCACCAAGGACGGCGCCGACGAGGTGATCTCCGGCCGCCACAAGCGCGGCAACGTCGCCGACTTCCGCGCCCGCTGGCGGCTCCGCGCCGTCGACGAGCACCACACGATCCTGAAGCTCGAGCTCTTCGTCGCCCCGAAGCTCCCCTTCCCGCCCTCGGTCGTGACGACACAGCTCGTCAAGGCGGCCGACAAGGCGGTGACCGCCGTGCGGAATCGCGCACAGTCCGAGGCGCCCCCCGGCACGCAAGCGACCACCGCCGCCTCCGGTGCTTCACCCGCCGCCTCCGATGCTTCGCCGGGCGCCGTGACGAGCGCGTCCGCCGCCGCGCCGGCCGGCGCCGGTCCCGCCGCGCGAGGCGGCGACCAGGGCAGCGCGACGGCGGCTCCCACGCTGCTGCCGCCAGCGATGCCGCCGGCCAGCGTGTCCGATCTGCCGCCGGC
- a CDS encoding bactofilin family protein, giving the protein MPEVSQQAMEPMSFPGDRDSPLSPRSPGSPRGDDGGGHRPTEINALLGRGTHFEGKLFFEGRVRIDGSFRGEIRGEDVLVIGEGALVIGEIHVVTCIVTGGEVQASIRARDAIELYAPSKVTGALHAPAIFIDRGVQFDGSCKMAPLDEEPGERPLRPPAASSEPDADAAGQAASAAPTTPTIDDSAQRGASGVNVKRADADR; this is encoded by the coding sequence ATGCCTGAAGTAAGCCAGCAGGCGATGGAGCCGATGTCCTTCCCGGGCGACAGGGATTCGCCCCTCTCGCCGCGATCCCCAGGAAGCCCGCGCGGCGACGACGGCGGGGGCCACCGGCCCACCGAGATCAACGCCCTCCTGGGCCGCGGTACGCACTTCGAAGGCAAGCTCTTCTTCGAGGGCCGCGTGCGCATCGACGGCAGCTTCCGCGGCGAGATCCGCGGCGAGGACGTGCTCGTGATCGGCGAAGGGGCGCTCGTGATCGGGGAGATCCACGTGGTCACGTGCATCGTCACGGGCGGCGAGGTCCAGGCGAGCATCCGCGCCCGCGACGCCATCGAGCTCTACGCTCCATCCAAGGTGACCGGCGCCCTGCACGCGCCCGCCATCTTCATCGATCGCGGCGTGCAGTTCGACGGCTCCTGCAAGATGGCCCCGCTCGACGAGGAGCCAGGCGAGCGGCCCCTGCGGCCGCCCGCGGCCTCGTCCGAGCCCGATGCCGACGCTGCCGGACAGGCCGCGAGCGCCGCGCCCACGACGCCCACGATCGACGACAGCGCGCAGCGCGGCGCCAGCGGCGTGAACGTGAAGCGCGCCGACGCCGATCGCTGA